The following is a genomic window from Labrus bergylta chromosome 2, fLabBer1.1, whole genome shotgun sequence.
CCAGCTCATGGGACTTCCTGGACAGATTTTCTGTGATTTCATCTTGTTGCCTGGCAACCTGACTTTAACAGCAAAATGCTACTACAGAAATGACATTGGGATTAAATAAACTCAACATGATGTGTTAATAAACTAGCTTTAGAAATACAGGTAGTTCATTTGTTCAATTTTGATATCCATGCAAGGTGTTTTCTAATTTTCTGGTGTTTATGTCAAGCTTAGCTAAACTAAGCTATCCGGAGCTGAATACTACAAGGCAAACACGCAAGTGGTATAAATCTTTTCTTCTGACAGTGCAGTGTTAAAGCAAGTGTTCGCATTAATGATGTTTATGCTGCTCTGACTTCACACCTTacatattgtcattatacacaatcacctgacaacacatCTACTGTAAGCTAAGGAGTAAAGactcttcctctgctctttcatttcCAGCTCTGAATCAGTGCTGCGTTCTTGCTTTCATCCCCACCACCACCCTAGCATCCACCTTTAGGCTCTGACTAGGGGTTTAAGATATTATGTCATGTTGAATGTCTCTACTGGGGATCAATCAAGGATTGTCTTACCTTAACACTCCTCAAATTTCTGTATGTAAAATAATCTGCAAGGAGTGAAGAGGTCAGAGCCTAGATGcaacacaaactatgttctaCTTCtgcaataaacattttaaatgaaaacactgGTTGTGTGAAAGGAAAATAATCTGACATAATGGCGGCAGTATCAATTAAGTATCCTTTTAGATGACGGGGGGGGATAATCTCTCATACGCACAAATCCATACACAGAGCTTCTCGCTTCTCATCCCTGCAGTACTCACCAAACATGACGATGAGCGTTTGAAGACTTCTGAAGCGGGTTTGGTCATTCCCTCAGTAGGCTGGTTTGGATTTGTGAAAAGCAGAGGGACTGGATATGACGTCATCAAGACCAGTGACTCCTTCTCCACCACCTGACACGTCAGGACAGTTACCCCAGGCCCCTTCCTTCTGTACCCCCCCATGACCCATACGTTGTTTCTCTTTGCTTctcctgtcccccccctccccctccccctcccccctcctaaGTGATGACTTTGATACATTCATCAGTTCTTCCTCTGCAACTTTAAGACTGTACAAAGGAACCAAATTAAAACTACCCCGAGGAGAACTCTTTGTATATTTCCATACAGTGTGTATGAGACTGTGGACACACTCTTCTCACAGATGACGTCTCTGCCTTCTGCATCATATCATGGAGTTCGTACCCAAAACAAAAGGCCAGTATCCTATTTATCCTACAGTTACAATTTTAATGGACCTACAGAGATATTGATACTTTTTGATCGTTGAATAATGCAATGTGACTGGCTGTTATGTGGATCATCACTTTTCTTTTACTGACCAAAAATCGTGTCCATTACTGGAAGGTTTAGAGCAACGTAACAATCAGGTTACCACAAGGTTCATTTGAGGCTTGTCTGTGGGAACTCTTGTCATTTGAAGCCTTGTTAAACTCTTGTGTTCGTCTCATTCTAGCATTAATATTGTCCTCACCACTATCATTTGTTTCAAGGTCTAATGAGGCAAATGAAGTGCAGATCAAAATCAACTCTGTAATTTATTTTCGAAAGGCTTCAGcacatttcaaagtgtttggCTGAAGGCTTTTTTTAAGGCCTAAATCAAGACTATGTATCTGTTTTTGTATAGTAGCCACTGTTGCATGATCATTTTAAATGCTTGATTATTCTGCAACAGCAACAAAGCAAATAAGAGTCATCTGGCGTTATAAGTGACTCCATTAGAATAACATCGAGCTCAAGTTTTTAACATGACAGCAAAAAGATACTGGTCATAAAATACAAGGTAAAGCTGTAGAAGCAAAACCCTAAGTGTACTTAATTTAACAGTGGTCCATTTCGAGCTTATGAATTCAACTTTTGAAATGATGAGAGGAAGAGTgcgtgttttttttcctttcgtAGTACATAGTCATGCTTTAAATCGGCTCAGAGTGAGCTGTTTTCACAGTTCTGTATTCAACGCTAAACCTTTCTTACAACTGCAAGGATTCCtaatgtgagtgtttttttaaaggggatTTTACATTCTCTTGGCTGCACAAGCATGGGGGAAAGCTAAAGTTTAGGAGGAGGAgaagtttttgtgtttcatgggTTTGTTTGCTTCCTAAGGTctcatatttagttttttttttaagcctcaAACCAAATCATATATCAGTTTTAGAGGGTAAGCTGTCAGACACAAGCTGATGCAGTCACTTCAATCATTCATTGTTTATTGTCATCCGGGTAAACTGTGATCTCAGTGGGATGGGAAAAGTCCATGACAGAAAGCTCAAATGAGCTCGTTTTCAAATCagtgttttcaacttttttcactGCCCGAGATATCTTACCATCATGTACAAAAGGTCGATACTCCTGTGAAccttctcctcccccttctATTACTGCAAAGTGTACAGCTCACAATGTAGCTCCTCTGTCTTGTATGTGTATTTGataataatattatttaaaGACAAACTCTGAGAGAATTATTGCAAAAGGGAGGGATGGACTGACGAATCACTGTCAGAAATGAGCCCAAGGtatagtattttttatttttgtgttagATTAAAGCCATAAGTGGGAGTACAAGAAGACACATTTGTAAATTggatcatgttttctgttttgtggcAGTATACTGGACTCCATTTGTGATGtgttccttttctcttttttattcttgtattatgtttttgtaaatacacAGAGAAGTATTTCATGGGTTTTGAATATGCTAGCATAAAGCTTCTCTCCCCTTATTCAAAGTGTTGGCTCTCTGGTTTCTCTTACTATAACCTGATAGATCTCTTTGAAAGGTAaggcccctctctctctttagcaCCCAGTGAAGTCCCCTGTAGCCTCTCAGCAGTCTTTTCTGCTGGACTGTTTCTAAGTGTGGACCGATCTGATTCCCtcactcagttttttttcttttacaacaaCTGAAAACAGGAGGGAATAAAGGTGAGCAAAGATACAAGTcgtattttgtcatttttaaaaatattatttttctcttctggGTGAAGGTTGGAAGTAAAGCTTGATATAGGTTGTGGTAAAGGGTGCTGGTTTAAACATAAGCCCAaaatgtctgtgtaggttctcagtcatccaggtaaTGGTGAATTAGGAGCTTGAACCAAAGGCAAGTGGACTTGTTCTGGtagtctcactctctctctctctctctctccctctctctctctctctctctccctctctctctctctctctctcgctctctctctgtctctctctctctctttctctctctgtaaatTCAGTTGCTGTGTGCTTCATATCACAGCCTCAAACAATCTTCAGTCACATCAATTAAGAGTGAAATTCAcgaagaaaaagacaaacaaaatgtatgaTGTTAAATGTTTGGTATCTATCACCTCCGCTTTCTTAATCTATTTAATGCAGACATGTATTTATGACATCTGTATCATAAAATCTTTGCTTTACAAAACTGAAACCCAGCCTTCTAAACATGGGGCCGTAATAATAAAATTGGTGATTTGCTTTTCAGTATTGatataaaatgttttgcatGCACCCTAAACACATATTTATGACTGTCCTCCTCTTCaggcctttgtgtgtgtaacctttttttttttaaatgtggagaAGAGCTGAATGAACCATATTAACATCTGGAACTGTGCAGTGACACTCTCCAAATTAGCCAAATTTATATAATCACAATTTTCAGCTAGAAACAAATATACCTTTTTGTCAGTACTTAAAAAGATTGTATCCCTTAAAAAAGTTTCCCTTACCTAAATAACAAAGGGGGACAGGCATGTTATATACATAGTCccaaaagagagaagaaaacaataatgaaaaCTGCAGTTAAAGTCAGTATTCATGATTGTGTTGAATGTATGCACTATTGAAAAATAATGGAAATATTTGTAATGTTTCAAAGTCGATTCTTTTGTAAAATCAAAGATGGAGACAGCAGAGACAATGTTTTTGAGAATGTGAGTATTTGCAGGAGGTTGTTCCCATAATGAAAGGGGCCCTGTTTTCAGCCTCTGCCAGATGGCTCTTATGTAACAAGATAAATAGGACAGGATCACTTGCGAGGGGATGTGAAAAGCGAAGCAAAACTGTTCCCTCCAGTAGAAGAATAGTGtttctgtgcgtgtgtttttgtttgtggccCGGCCCCCTCTTACACAACACTCCCCAAGGTTCCTCTGAGGGGTTTCTAGCTGGCAGGATACTGACTCTAGTGCTGCTCTGTGACTGCATGCTTTCTGGAGTCATGGCTGCACAGCTGGTTGTCGCTCTCCTGGCTCTCACCTCCCTGTGCGCTGCTGCGCCTCACCTGGACTGTAAAGAGCTGGTGAAGCCTCTGGTACTGGACAACCACAGCCCTGTGAGTATCAGACATCATTCGTTCTCAGCTGGTTGTAGGTGTGAGGACAATCTCAAGTGTGCTGCATGTTGAAAAGCTGAATTTGGTTTGgtgttcatttttaataattcaaaataTGGCTCAGTTTAGGCCTAATTATAAATGCAGTAtgatagggctttcacacttgtgatattttcaggaggagTGTATGAGTATTATGTGAATGCAGCCCAATGTTTCTCTCGGACTTtatccggagtttctcctgatagtctcccactgtgaggtgtgtatgtgaacagccaggagAATTTGGGGAGCAATCCTCCCTAAATTATCTGAAGGAACAGTTGCATCTGTGAAGTCAATGTTATCTGTGTGTCAACCTGCTTCATCATTTCATTTAAGTTAAGCCCTAGCATATCTATTTTACCATGAACATTGAAGCATATTTTAGATTAAGCTACAGTCTGAGCCCTAGATTCTAATTTTCTTATATAGCCTATTCAAACCAAATCAATATGAATTCAttctctttgtaaaaaaaaaaaaattaaccacaatgttgaaacaggaaaaaaaaaaaagtccacaaAGCCTCCCTTGAGCTGTTCTGGAGCTTTCAGTCATACTGAACACAAACTTCCTCAGCAGATAATTCAAATTTTAGTATTATCAGGATTTGGTTTACACGTTTTTATTTATCCATCTGACATTTGTTTGAACAATTTTAAaggcctctgtgtttgtgtcagattTATGGAAAGTGGGTGCTCCATGTGGCATCATGGGATGAGCCTGGTTTGAAGCATGACCTGGTGGCAGTAAACTCATCATGGGTGGAACTGTCCTCTTCATCAGACAGCAGCCTCATCACCATCTACTGGGCCGACCGCCTGTAAGGACTTCACCCACAGCCACATGACTAAATAGTTACTTTCTATTGTCTCTCATAAATAAATGATCGTTGTCTGTCAGTATGCAGTTAAAAGTGCACAGTGGGAGATtgattgttgcattttttttgttcttcatatGAGGGGAGACAAATGCCTTCAGGGTCTAGCCAATGCCTCGGTCTCTGGAATGACGAGTCACACCACGTGTATGTATCACAGAATATTCACAGTATTTCTTTTGTTAATAATGATTTTTGCAGCCaaataatgtaacattttattGTACAAATATGTTTGCAAACGAAACACTTTTCATGAATGTCATCTTAAAGTTGCTATCAACGGTCACACTTCATATCATGATGGGAAGTACTATGAGACCTGCGCTGACTGCCTCCTTTCTGAAGACACCACCCTCCTCCCTGACGGCAAGTCAAAGGGAAGAtaccttttccttttcagtaAGTTGTTTCCATGCTCAATCTGATTTTTAAGATAGTAAACAGATATTTTGATTCCTGGTTTCACTCTGTCTCCACTTTTGAAGCAAAGACCGGCAATCTGGAGCAATCTGAGCTGGACACCTTTAAGAAGCAGGCAGAGTGTCTCAACTTCCTCCCAGAGTACTTCTTTGGAACCACAGGTCAGCTGTCATTTTAGGCTCTGTTTCTTCCTGGTACAtattttgtgctgctgtctttacaatttgattattgctttttattttagatcTGTGTCCAGATGCCAggaaagctgctgctgctgatgatgaagaGACCACTGAAGCTGAAGTCCAGCCTCCTGAAAACTAAAGCTGCATTAAAAGCCAAACACGTTCAGCTAGACCAGCTCTAAATAGTGTTTTGATCTGAATTATTGATTTAACATTGTGTTCTGCATTAACTTTCCATCTGTCGTCAGCAAGTTGGAGCAATGACGAGTTCATATCCTGATGGTTTTTAAGTCATGTTAGATATGTGGTTAGATATGAGCAGAAGTCTTATTGTTGTGTAATTCCGCCTGCATGAGTGCTTGAACTTTTGTTGTTAGTTTAGGACATGTGAGACTTAAGAACTTCTTGGAATATTTTGGTAATGTAATGGTTGAAAAATCCAGTGTAATCAGCA
Proteins encoded in this region:
- the LOC109996675 gene encoding saxitoxin and tetrodotoxin-binding protein 2, coding for MLSGVMAAQLVVALLALTSLCAAAPHLDCKELVKPLVLDNHSPIYGKWVLHVASWDEPGLKHDLVAVNSSWVELSSSSDSSLITIYWADRLGDKCLQGLANASVSGMTSHTTFAINGHTSYHDGKYYETCADCLLSEDTTLLPDGKSKGRYLFLFTKTGNLEQSELDTFKKQAECLNFLPEYFFGTTDLCPDARKAAAADDEETTEAEVQPPEN